A portion of the Apis mellifera strain DH4 linkage group LG6, Amel_HAv3.1, whole genome shotgun sequence genome contains these proteins:
- the LOC100577386 gene encoding ankyrin repeat and LEM domain-containing protein 2 isoform X2 — MDETEQISETLHMIHGNSNTLNEIIFHAVYIPEENVNFSMENNIKDHIRVYQDKAEALKVIKEFKTGRLKSFKIQSEAEEYAKTGFEKANNINNTSTNATISIIEEKSNNFKAPRSQDLVCFRKLIKDGDLYAVKNTVWGNPRYLIGSGDTPAILQEGCRYNALHIAVRADRPDMCELILNTVGNTDFIKLLYGDECKSYVDRAQIILDLYLNTPDKGLNETPLHFAVKFGLKNVVRVLVSYPCCIKTLPNKYKQLPIDIICSRTCQEDEELKKEIRLLLEDQYYVPVLRSDDNSLQPMIGEPFSPTSPLSLNTDPISPRLEVRAFAGPMTKSRALEFRKKWKTPPRLCMTPIKKTDDESNAIDSPTNNLALRLQDAEKGLERVGRDLAEEYQVSWKEYWPFLNDFADFRTKEGLIKLEKYLEHKFQDQLFRYNQTSNNVINSNKNLKTKLQIDEIDYLCNKLQSWSLLTSNNQDQNNMN, encoded by the exons atgGATGAAACAGAACAAATATCAGAAACATTACATATGATTCATGGAAATTCTAatacattaaatgaaataatttttcatgcaGTATATATACCtgaagaaaatgttaatttttcaatggaaaacaatattaaag accATATTCGAGTGTATCAAGATAAAGCAGAAgcattaaaagtaattaaggAATTTAAGACTGGtcgtttaaaatcatttaaaatacaatcagAAGCTGAAGAATATGCAAAAACTGGTTTTGaaaaagcaaataatataaataatacttcaaCAAATGCAACAATATctataatagaagaaaaatcaaataattttaaagctcCAAGATCTCAAGATCTTGTATGTTTTAGAAAGTTAATTAAAGATGGAGATCTATATGCTGTAAAGAATACAGTATGGGGAAATCCACGATATTTAATTGGTAGTGGAGATACACCTGCAATTCTGCaa gaaGGATGTCGCTATAATGCATTACATATTGCAGTTAGAGCAGATAGACCTGATATGTGTGAGTTAATATTAAACACTGTTGGAAATACAGATTTTATAAAGTTACTTTATGGTGATGAATGCAAGAGTTATGTAGATCGTGCAcagattatattagatttatatttaaatacacctGATAAAGGATTGAATGAAACTCCATTACATTTTGCAGTTAAATTTGGTTTAAAAAATGTAGTTCGAGTTCTTGTTTCATATCCATGTTGTATAAAAACATtaccaaataaatataaacaactaCCAATAGAT ataatttgtAGTAGAACGTGTCaagaagatgaagaattgaaaaaagaaatacgttTGCTACTGGAAGATCAATATTATGTACCTGTATTAAGATCAGATGATAATTCATTACAACCAATGATTGGGGAACCTTTTTCTCCTACTAGTCCTTTg agttTAAATACGGATCCAATTAGTCCACGTTTAGAAGTACGTGCATTTGCTGGACCAATGACAAAATCTAGAGCATTagaattcagaaaaaaatggaaaacacCTCCACGTCTTTGTATGActccaattaaaaaaactgaTGATGAATCTAATGCTATAGATAGTCCTACTAATAATTTAGCTTTGAGATTACAAGATGCAGAAAAAGGTCTTGAACGAGTTGGaag agATTTAGCAGAAGAATATCAAGTATCATGGAAAGAATATTGGCcatttttgaatgattttgCAGATTTTCGTACTAAAGAAGGtttaataaaacttgaaaaatatttagaacataaatttcaagatcaattatttcgttataatcag acatcaaataatgtaattaattcaaacaaaaatttaaaaacaaaattacaaattgatgaaatagattatttatgtaataagttACAATCATGGTCATTACTTACATCAAATAATCAAGATCAAAATAAT atgaattag
- the LOC411595 gene encoding clathrin light chain isoform X2 yields MDAFGDNFVNEEVDPVAEFVAREQDQLAGLENEIPSVSMSAPVTAPNTDVGPGGDAEGSFEIIDAIGQLPETQASSIIETVSKPLPVKEEPEKIRKWREEQKARLEEKDAEEEKKKEEWREAARKELEEWYKHHAEAISKTKTTNRNAEKQFVAEADEVEPGTEWERIAKLCDFNPKSSRTSKDVSRMRSIILQLKQTPPAPVSL; encoded by the exons atGGATGCATTTGGTGATAACTTTGTCAATGAAGAAGTAGATCCAGTTGCAGAATTTGTAGCAAGGGAACAGGATCAATTGGCAGGATTAGAGAATGAAATTCCATCAGTTTCTATGTCTGCTCCTGTGACAGCACCTAATACAGATG TTGGTCCAGGTGGCGATGCTGAAGGTAGTTTTGAGATAATAGATGCTATTGGACAACTTCCTGAAACACAAGCATCTTCAATAATAg aaACTGTATCTAAGCCTCTCCCAGTAAAAGAAGAACCTGAGAAAATACGAAAATGGAGAGAAGAACAAAAAGCTAGATTAGAAGAAAAAG AtgcagaagaagaaaagaaaaaagaagaatggagAGAAGCTGCAAgaaaagaattggaagaatGGTATAAACATCATGCAGAAGCAATTAGTAAAACAAAAACTACGAACag GAATGCAGAAAAACAATTTGTAGCAGAAGCTGATGAAGTGGAACCAGGAACTGAATGGGAACGTATTGCTAAACTTTGCGATTTTAATCCCAAATCTTCCCGCACTTCAAAAGATGTTTCCCGAATGCGTTCAATTATTTTGCAGTTGAAACAAACTCCACCAGCGCCAGTTAgtctttga
- the LOC411595 gene encoding clathrin light chain isoform X1, giving the protein MDAFGDNFVNEEVDPVAEFVAREQDQLAGLENEIPSVSMSAPVTAPNTDVGPGGDAEGSFEIIDAIGQLPETQASSIIETVSKPLPVKEEPEKIRKWREEQKARLEEKDAEEEKKKEEWREAARKELEEWYKHHAEAISKTKTTNRESAKNAEKQFVAEADEVEPGTEWERIAKLCDFNPKSSRTSKDVSRMRSIILQLKQTPPAPVSL; this is encoded by the exons atGGATGCATTTGGTGATAACTTTGTCAATGAAGAAGTAGATCCAGTTGCAGAATTTGTAGCAAGGGAACAGGATCAATTGGCAGGATTAGAGAATGAAATTCCATCAGTTTCTATGTCTGCTCCTGTGACAGCACCTAATACAGATG TTGGTCCAGGTGGCGATGCTGAAGGTAGTTTTGAGATAATAGATGCTATTGGACAACTTCCTGAAACACAAGCATCTTCAATAATAg aaACTGTATCTAAGCCTCTCCCAGTAAAAGAAGAACCTGAGAAAATACGAAAATGGAGAGAAGAACAAAAAGCTAGATTAGAAGAAAAAG AtgcagaagaagaaaagaaaaaagaagaatggagAGAAGCTGCAAgaaaagaattggaagaatGGTATAAACATCATGCAGAAGCAATTAGTAAAACAAAAACTACGAACag GGAATCAGCCAA GAATGCAGAAAAACAATTTGTAGCAGAAGCTGATGAAGTGGAACCAGGAACTGAATGGGAACGTATTGCTAAACTTTGCGATTTTAATCCCAAATCTTCCCGCACTTCAAAAGATGTTTCCCGAATGCGTTCAATTATTTTGCAGTTGAAACAAACTCCACCAGCGCCAGTTAgtctttga
- the LOC102656846 gene encoding cyclin-A2, whose translation MATIRVHEDQENRISDVRRGKENINVPLQNQTLQPTKRAVLGVLHNNCNRNTKSEIYKDEKYQKTKAVIPTHFEAFKIYEEKKEEVIFKIYEDKLEEETSVALRDTKDKKEMREKENITFEREKPRLEVNPINVSNLPTFYNAIQDINQKKENEITFSQGSPMSLEKSISYLSSSKKNHQKRRKSIKEMRMNFFDVDEYRADIYNYLRVAETHHRPKPGYMKKQSDITYSMRSILVDWLVEVAEEYRLQTETLYLAVSYIDRFLSYMSVVKSKLQLVGTAAMFIAAKYEEIYPPEVGEFVYITDDTYPKKHVLRMEHLILRVLSFDLTVPTPLTFLMEFCISNNLSEKIKFLAMYLCELSMLEGDPYLQFLPSHLAASAIALARHTLLEEMWPHELELSTAYSLKDLKECILCLNKTFYNALNIRQQAIQEKYKSSKYGHVALLLPRRIDNVTLTSEDEEEHA comes from the exons atGGCCACGATTCGAGTACATGAGGATCAAGAAAATCGTATTTCCGATGTTCGTCGcggcaaagaaaatattaatgtgcCCCTTCAAAATCAAACATTGCAACCAACGAAACGTGCAGTTCTAGGTGTTCttcataataattgtaatcgtAATACAAAATCA GAAATATACAAGGATGAAAAATACCAAAAAACGAAAGCAGTTATACCCACACATTTTGAagctttcaaaatttatgaagaaaaaaaagaagaagttatatttaaaatctatgaaGATAAgttagaagaagaaacttcTGTTGCCCTTAGAGatacaaaagataaaaaagaaatgagagaaaaggaaaatattacatttgaaagagaaaagcCAAGGTTAGAAGTAAATCCTATAAATGTCTCAAATTTACCAACATTTTATAATGCCATTCAagatataaatcaaaagaaggaaaatgaaataactttTTCACAAGGCAGTCCAATGTCTttagaaaaatctatttcttatttgtcttcctcaaagaaaaatcatcaaaaaagaagaaaatctattaaagaaatgagaatgaatttttttgatgtAGATGAATATAGagctgatatatataattatttacgtgTTGCAGaa acacATCATAGACCAAAACCAGGATATATGAAGAAACAATCTGATATAACATATTCAATGAGGTCAATATTAGTGGATTGGCTTGTAGAAGTTGCTGAAGAATATAGATTACAAACCGAAACACTCTATTTAGCTGTTTCATATATAGATCGCTTTCTATCATACATGAGTGttgtaaaatcaaaattacaacTTGTAGGCACAGCAGCTATGTTCATTGCTGc aaaatatgagGAAATTTATCCACCTGAAGTAGGtgaatttgtatatatcaCAGATGATACATATCCAAAAAAACATGTGTTACGTATggaacatttaatattaagggTTCTCTCTTTTGATCTAACTGTTCCAACACCACTTACCTTTCTTATGGAATTCTGTATTAGTAATAatctttctgaaaaaattaaatttttagcaatg tatctCTGTGAACTATCAATGCTTGAGGGAGATCCATATCTTCAATTCTTACCTAGTCATTTAGCTGCATCTGCAATAGCACTTGCACGACATACATTATTAGAAGAAATGTGGCCACATGAATTAGAATTATCAACAGCATATAGTTTAAAGGATCTCAAAGAATGTATTTtgtgtttaaataaaactttctatAATGCATTAAATATTCGACAACAAGctatacaagaaaaatataaaagcagCAA atATGGACATGTAGCATTATTATTACCACGACGTATTGATAATGTAACATTGACTTCTGAAGATGAAGAGGAGCATGCCTAG
- the LOC100577386 gene encoding ankyrin repeat and LEM domain-containing protein 2 isoform X1 — MDETEQISETLHMIHGNSNTLNEIIFHAVYIPEENVNFSMENNIKDHIRVYQDKAEALKVIKEFKTGRLKSFKIQSEAEEYAKTGFEKANNINNTSTNATISIIEEKSNNFKAPRSQDLVCFRKLIKDGDLYAVKNTVWGNPRYLIGSGDTPAILQEGCRYNALHIAVRADRPDMCELILNTVGNTDFIKLLYGDECKSYVDRAQIILDLYLNTPDKGLNETPLHFAVKFGLKNVVRVLVSYPCCIKTLPNKYKQLPIDIICSRTCQEDEELKKEIRLLLEDQYYVPVLRSDDNSLQPMIGEPFSPTSPLSLNTDPISPRLEVRAFAGPMTKSRALEFRKKWKTPPRLCMTPIKKTDDESNAIDSPTNNLALRLQDAEKGLERVGRDLAEEYQVSWKEYWPFLNDFADFRTKEGLIKLEKYLEHKFQDQLFRYNQTSNNVINSNKNLKTKLQIDEIDYLCNKLQSWSLLTSNNQDQNNVDELEFFTPPSSPQLTIDSSDDEMQNAEEGFGTFLEGPIPTKLDYAVYNAVSTLLNSITYPNIYRWQHDMQLAMKRDLHRTNNARTIRRKLIMNF; from the exons atgGATGAAACAGAACAAATATCAGAAACATTACATATGATTCATGGAAATTCTAatacattaaatgaaataatttttcatgcaGTATATATACCtgaagaaaatgttaatttttcaatggaaaacaatattaaag accATATTCGAGTGTATCAAGATAAAGCAGAAgcattaaaagtaattaaggAATTTAAGACTGGtcgtttaaaatcatttaaaatacaatcagAAGCTGAAGAATATGCAAAAACTGGTTTTGaaaaagcaaataatataaataatacttcaaCAAATGCAACAATATctataatagaagaaaaatcaaataattttaaagctcCAAGATCTCAAGATCTTGTATGTTTTAGAAAGTTAATTAAAGATGGAGATCTATATGCTGTAAAGAATACAGTATGGGGAAATCCACGATATTTAATTGGTAGTGGAGATACACCTGCAATTCTGCaa gaaGGATGTCGCTATAATGCATTACATATTGCAGTTAGAGCAGATAGACCTGATATGTGTGAGTTAATATTAAACACTGTTGGAAATACAGATTTTATAAAGTTACTTTATGGTGATGAATGCAAGAGTTATGTAGATCGTGCAcagattatattagatttatatttaaatacacctGATAAAGGATTGAATGAAACTCCATTACATTTTGCAGTTAAATTTGGTTTAAAAAATGTAGTTCGAGTTCTTGTTTCATATCCATGTTGTATAAAAACATtaccaaataaatataaacaactaCCAATAGAT ataatttgtAGTAGAACGTGTCaagaagatgaagaattgaaaaaagaaatacgttTGCTACTGGAAGATCAATATTATGTACCTGTATTAAGATCAGATGATAATTCATTACAACCAATGATTGGGGAACCTTTTTCTCCTACTAGTCCTTTg agttTAAATACGGATCCAATTAGTCCACGTTTAGAAGTACGTGCATTTGCTGGACCAATGACAAAATCTAGAGCATTagaattcagaaaaaaatggaaaacacCTCCACGTCTTTGTATGActccaattaaaaaaactgaTGATGAATCTAATGCTATAGATAGTCCTACTAATAATTTAGCTTTGAGATTACAAGATGCAGAAAAAGGTCTTGAACGAGTTGGaag agATTTAGCAGAAGAATATCAAGTATCATGGAAAGAATATTGGCcatttttgaatgattttgCAGATTTTCGTACTAAAGAAGGtttaataaaacttgaaaaatatttagaacataaatttcaagatcaattatttcgttataatcag acatcaaataatgtaattaattcaaacaaaaatttaaaaacaaaattacaaattgatgaaatagattatttatgtaataagttACAATCATGGTCATTACTTACATCAAATAATCAAGATCAAAATAATGTAG atgaattagaattttttacacCACCATCATCACCACAATTAACAATAGATAGTTCTGATGATGAAATGCAAAATGCAGAAGAAGGTTTTGGAACATTTCTTGAAgg gcCAATACCAACAAAATTGGATTATGCTGTTTATAATGCAGTATCAACATTACTTAACTCCATTAcatatccaaatatttatcGCTGGCAACATGACATGCAACTTGCTATGAAACGTGATTTACATAG aacaaATAATGCAAGAACAATTAGAAGGAAATTGATCATGAATTTCtag